A genomic stretch from Perognathus longimembris pacificus isolate PPM17 chromosome 5, ASM2315922v1, whole genome shotgun sequence includes:
- the Slc37a1 gene encoding LOW QUALITY PROTEIN: glucose-6-phosphate exchanger SLC37A1 (The sequence of the model RefSeq protein was modified relative to this genomic sequence to represent the inferred CDS: inserted 2 bases in 2 codons; deleted 2 bases in 2 codons) — MARLPGGIRFLISFSRDQWYRAFIFALTFLLYASFHLSRKPISIVKGELHKPCAPEDEAEPGFSGQGRGVAPRPPGPLPDNDTNCGWAPFDKSNYQQLLGALDYAFLCAYAIGMYLSGIIGERLPIRYYLTFGMLASGAXTALFGLGYFYDVHNLAFYVVAQVINGLVQTTGWPSVVACLGNWFGKGRRGLIMGAWNSHTSVGNILGSLIAGYWVSTCWGLSFVVPGAIVAAMGMVCFLFLIEHPQDIRCSATPSTHPKGCENGAHRLRLQKQVSRSEKNRPPDPETQCLLLSDGKIPVPPSHVLVLPGDAGGGVAAISFTGALRIPGVIEFSLCLLFAKLVSYTFLFWLPLYITSVDHLDARKAGELSTLFDVGGIFGGILAGVIXDRLEKRASTCGLMLLLAAPTLYIFSSVSKMGLEATVAMLLLSGALVSGPYALITTAVSADLGTHKSLKGNSHALSTVTAIIDGTGSVGAALGPLLAGLISPSGWSNVFYMLMFADACALLCLLRLIHKELSCPGPAAGDQALLKEH; from the exons ATGGCTCGACTCCCCGGCGGCATCCGCTTCCTTATCTCTTTCTCCAGGGATCAGTG GTACAGAGCCTTCATCTTCGCCCTGACGTTCCTGCTGTACGCCAGCTTTCACTTATCGCGGAAGCCCATCAGCATAGTCAAG GGCGAGCTGCACAAGCCCTGCGCGCCCGAGGACGAGGCGGAGCCCGGGTTCAGCGGCCAAGGCCGCGGCGTCGCGCCCCGGCCTCCCGGCCCGCTCCCCGACAATGACACCAACTGCGGCTGGGCCCCTTTTG ATAAAAGCAATTACCAGCAGCTGCTGGGGGCGCTGGACTACGCCTTCCTGTGTGCCTACGCCATCGGGATGTACCTGAG CGGCATCATCGGGGAGCGGCTGCCGATTCGCTATTACCTGACGTTCGGGATGCTCGCCAGCGGAG GCACCGCCCTGTTCGGGCTCGGGTACTTCTACGACGTCCACAACCTGGCCTTCTACGTGGTGGCTCAG GTCATCAACGGGCTGGTGCAGACCACAGGCTGGCCCAGTGTCGTCGCCTGCCTCGGCAACTGGTTTGGAAAAGGGAG GCGGGGCCTCATCATGGGAGCCTGGAACTCCCACACCTCCGTGGGCAACATCCTGGGGTCCTTGATCGCTGGCTACTGGGTGTCCACCTGCTGGGGCCTGTCCTTTGTCGTGCCCGGGGCCATCGTGGCGGCCATGGGGATGgtgtgcttcctcttcctcattgAAC ACCCTCAGGACATCCGGTGCTCCGCCACGCCGTCCACG CATCCCAAGGGCTGTGAGAACGGCGCACACAGACTCAGACTGCAGAAGCAAGTCTCACGCAGCGAAAAGAACAGGCCTCCG gaccCCGAGACGCAGTGTCTGCTACTGTCGGACGGGAAGATCCCTGTCCCCCCGAGCCACGTGCTCGTCCTCCCGGGGGAC GCGGGGGGTGGCGTGGCCGCCATCAGCTTCACGGGGGCCCTGCGGATCCCG GGCGTGATCGAGTTCTCGCTGTGCCTGCTCTTCGCCAAGCTGGTCAGCTACACCTTCCTCTTCTGGCTGCCGCTGTACATCACCAGCGTGG ATCACCTCGACGCCAGGAAGGCG GGCGAGCTCTCCACGCTGTTCGACGTGGGCGGGATCTTTG GTGGGATCCTGGCCGGTGTGA TCGACCGCCTGGAGAAGCGCGCCTCCACCTGCGGCCTCATGCTGCTGCTCGCCGCCCCCACG CTCTACATCTTCTCCTCCGTCAGCAAGATGGGCCTGGAAGCCACCGTAG CCATGCTGCTCCTGAGCGGCGCGCTGGTCAGCGGGCCCTACGCGCTCATCACCACCGCCGTCTCCGCAGACCTG gGGACTCATAAAAGCCTGAAAGGAAACTCCCACGCCCTGTCCACCGTGACGGCCATCATCGACGGTACGGGCTCTGTAG GGGCGGCGCTGGGCCCCCTGCTGGCGGGGCTCATCTCCCCATCCGGATGGAGCAACGTCTTCTACATGCTGATGTTTGCGGACGCCTGCGCCTTACTG TGTCTGCTTCGCCTGATCCACAAGGAGCTGAGCtgcccgggccccgcggcgggCGACCAGGCGCT GCTGAAGGAGCACTGA